A genomic segment from Desulfurella amilsii encodes:
- a CDS encoding sulfite exporter TauE/SafE family protein: MFEIGLLLLMGIASGVFGAMLGIGGGTFVVPLLVIFLHFPIHQAVAISLISIIATSSSVASANVYNKITNMKLGITLELATTLGAIAGSFIGILLNGNIIALIFSFVMAFIAYFMYNHKENAANNTKIQAKSVYAGSYFDYALNKNVDYDVKNLGAGMLISTFAGAFSGMLGIGGGVLKVPAMNAFCKVPIRVAAATSNFMIGVTAAAGAFIYFGKGYIGNPLFVAIIVIGVVFGSKLSMPIMRKIPPSRIKNIFILFLVYLAIEMFIKGVK, encoded by the coding sequence ATGTTTGAGATTGGTTTGCTTTTGTTAATGGGTATAGCAAGCGGTGTTTTTGGCGCAATGCTCGGTATTGGTGGCGGGACGTTTGTTGTGCCACTGCTTGTGATATTTTTGCATTTTCCCATTCATCAAGCAGTGGCAATAAGCCTTATTTCAATTATTGCAACAAGCAGTTCTGTGGCAAGTGCAAATGTTTACAACAAAATAACAAATATGAAACTTGGCATAACCCTAGAGCTAGCAACTACGCTAGGTGCTATTGCGGGTAGTTTTATAGGTATTCTTTTAAATGGTAATATTATTGCGTTGATTTTTTCGTTTGTTATGGCGTTTATCGCTTATTTTATGTATAATCATAAAGAAAATGCAGCAAATAACACCAAAATTCAAGCAAAAAGTGTTTATGCTGGAAGCTATTTTGATTATGCGTTAAATAAAAATGTGGATTATGATGTTAAAAATTTAGGTGCAGGTATGCTCATTAGTACTTTTGCGGGGGCCTTTTCGGGAATGTTGGGAATAGGCGGTGGTGTGTTAAAAGTGCCCGCTATGAATGCTTTTTGCAAGGTGCCTATAAGAGTTGCTGCTGCAACGAGCAATTTTATGATAGGTGTAACGGCTGCTGCGGGTGCGTTTATTTATTTTGGCAAGGGTTATATTGGAAATCCTTTATTTGTTGCAATAATAGTTATTGGCGTTGTGTTTGGATCAAAGCTTTCTATGCCCATAATGAGAAAAATTCCGCCATCTAGAATAAAAAATATTTTCATACTATTTTTGGTTTATCTTGCAATAGAGATGTTTATAAAGGGTGTTAAATGA
- a CDS encoding phosphatase PAP2 family protein, with the protein MHKSFNLKPFDIVNLLYYFFIIGLVIVFINQTPYALFLILSYVFIVFAVLSVTYKNQKGYFLSIFRYFYPVVFLGFIFESLAWIIPFIQPKNKDIYLIRFDNAIFSKPVADYFLIFNKPIFNDIFAVFYTFYYFLPLVLLYYLYKKQKLVYLEYSLFALSLAYYISYIGYMLVPAIGPRYSIEFSQPIQAGFIYSYIYAFLDRFEHIKQDCFPSGHVAISVLANMLVFGINKKAGYFIIPLVIILILATLALRYHYGVDDIAGLLLAFFSYFVSKIVYRKRLYV; encoded by the coding sequence ATGCATAAAAGTTTTAATCTGAAACCTTTCGATATAGTAAATCTATTGTATTATTTTTTTATCATAGGATTAGTTATTGTTTTTATTAACCAGACTCCTTATGCTTTATTTTTAATTTTATCTTATGTATTTATTGTTTTTGCTGTTTTGTCAGTTACTTATAAAAATCAAAAAGGCTATTTTTTGTCAATATTTAGATATTTTTATCCAGTTGTTTTCTTGGGGTTTATCTTTGAGTCACTTGCATGGATTATACCTTTTATACAGCCAAAAAATAAGGATATATATTTAATCAGGTTCGATAATGCTATTTTTTCTAAACCTGTTGCAGATTATTTTTTAATTTTTAACAAACCAATTTTCAATGATATCTTTGCCGTTTTTTATACCTTTTACTATTTTTTGCCTTTGGTATTGCTGTACTATTTATACAAGAAGCAAAAACTAGTTTATTTAGAGTACTCTTTATTTGCCCTATCGCTTGCATATTATATTTCTTATATTGGGTATATGCTTGTTCCTGCAATTGGGCCACGCTATAGTATTGAATTTAGTCAACCCATTCAAGCAGGGTTTATATATAGCTACATATATGCCTTTTTAGATAGATTTGAGCATATAAAGCAGGACTGTTTTCCAAGTGGACATGTAGCGATATCTGTTTTGGCTAACATGCTTGTTTTTGGTATAAATAAAAAAGCAGGGTATTTCATTATACCATTAGTAATTATTCTTATTTTAGCAACGCTCGCTCTAAGATACCATTATGGAGTAGATGATATAGCAGGTTTGTTATTGGCATTTTTTTCTTATTTTGTATCAAAAATAGTTTATAGAAAAAGGCTTTATGTTTGA
- a CDS encoding diacylglycerol/lipid kinase family protein: MIAIIANPKARRFSIKKLMTIKEIFNTSYANTDIFYTEGPMGGYRIAKKIGSSYEIICSYGGDGTLNEVINGLVDTDVKLGILPCGTSDVFALELGLPRDAVKAAKLYLTPKYASVHLGMLNNRYFILMAGVGIDAAAVLDVNHRLKEYSGKLSYIISGIKSVKAFDKLISVETPLGNKLCYSVIASNTKKYGGNFPIFNKASCFEKNLYVCLFYSKKSLWGIVKSAIYLSLNLNSKLYECFFADEIFINSHFMPMQVDGDFAGFSPASIQATKKCIKVLI, from the coding sequence ATGATAGCTATAATTGCAAACCCCAAAGCCCGTAGATTTTCTATCAAAAAACTTATGACAATTAAAGAAATCTTTAATACTTCGTATGCTAATACAGATATTTTTTACACAGAAGGGCCAATGGGCGGGTACAGGATCGCAAAAAAGATTGGCTCATCATATGAAATCATATGTTCTTATGGTGGAGATGGAACTTTAAATGAAGTTATAAATGGCCTTGTCGATACGGATGTTAAACTTGGGATATTGCCTTGTGGAACTTCTGATGTGTTTGCGCTTGAACTTGGGCTGCCAAGGGATGCAGTTAAAGCTGCAAAGCTTTATTTGACGCCAAAATACGCAAGTGTTCATTTAGGTATGCTGAATAATAGGTATTTTATTTTAATGGCTGGTGTTGGAATAGATGCTGCTGCTGTCTTGGACGTAAATCACAGATTAAAAGAATATTCTGGTAAATTATCGTATATTATAAGTGGTATAAAGAGCGTAAAAGCATTTGATAAACTCATAAGTGTAGAGACGCCTTTAGGTAACAAGCTTTGCTATAGTGTTATAGCTTCAAATACTAAAAAGTACGGAGGCAACTTTCCTATTTTTAATAAAGCTAGTTGTTTTGAAAAAAACTTGTATGTATGTTTGTTTTATAGTAAAAAAAGTTTGTGGGGTATAGTAAAATCTGCAATTTATCTATCGCTTAATCTCAATTCAAAGCTGTACGAATGTTTTTTTGCCGATGAAATTTTTATTAATAGCCACTTTATGCCCATGCAAGTAGATGGCGATTTTGCTGGTTTTAGTCCAGCTAGTATACAGGCTACCAAAAAATGCATAAAAGTTTTAATCTGA
- a CDS encoding MBL fold metallo-hydrolase, with amino-acid sequence MRTLKDRNFQDGKDKIIFLGTAGGRFSVFYQIRKSGGIWFHLGNKTFVIDPGPGALIHALKNKINMSKVDGVFLSHRHLDHCADINSIMESMVISGKHSKYLLAPSAALDEDPVVLQYNRDKFNILYLKEYTDYHIDGLTISTKLTHLHTTPAFGAVFKSSNYSFAYIADTLYTDKLAIDYKADVVIANTVFKNQMPGYMHLAANNMYAFLEIFKPKLLILTHFGMGFLNESPQLLAKEISEKTNTKVIAAWDNMIVNLKDV; translated from the coding sequence ATGCGTACTTTGAAAGATAGAAATTTTCAAGATGGTAAAGATAAAATAATTTTTTTAGGCACAGCGGGTGGAAGATTTAGCGTATTTTACCAAATACGAAAAAGTGGCGGTATTTGGTTTCATTTGGGTAATAAAACATTTGTAATAGATCCTGGGCCAGGTGCTTTGATTCATGCCTTGAAAAATAAAATTAACATGTCAAAAGTTGATGGTGTATTTTTAAGCCACAGGCATTTGGATCACTGTGCTGATATTAATTCAATAATGGAGTCTATGGTAATATCTGGCAAGCACAGCAAATACTTGCTTGCCCCTTCTGCTGCGCTTGATGAAGATCCTGTTGTTTTGCAATACAACAGGGACAAGTTTAATATACTTTATCTCAAAGAATATACAGACTACCACATTGATGGTCTCACAATTTCTACAAAGTTAACACATCTTCACACAACACCCGCATTTGGAGCAGTGTTTAAATCAAGCAATTACTCTTTTGCATACATTGCAGATACACTCTATACTGATAAATTAGCCATTGATTACAAAGCTGATGTTGTTATTGCAAATACAGTTTTTAAAAATCAAATGCCAGGCTATATGCATTTAGCAGCAAACAATATGTATGCATTTTTAGAGATTTTTAAGCCAAAACTACTCATACTAACACACTTTGGTATGGGTTTTTTAAATGAAAGTCCGCAATTGCTCGCAAAAGAGATATCAGAAAAGACTAACACAAAAGTTATTGCTGCATGGGATAATATGATTGTTAACCTAAAGGATGTATGA
- a CDS encoding MiaB/RimO family radical SAM methylthiotransferase yields the protein MKTIAFYTFGCKTNQYETQIMKEAVLKRFTIVDKNDSADIYVINTCAVTKAASDQSRQLLRKLQRQNPHSHIIYTGCDSYLIDETDYSVSHNIHIVGNSYKNDIFSALSCAKDTSLETKTYNIEKCVFSWNKSRPFVKIQEGCENFCTYCVVAHLRGKQRSKDAHLVLEEIKNFADQGFKEIVLTGTNIGSYRDLKELLRKINQLELDFRVRLSSIEPMYVDNELIDIISDGKFAKHLHIPLQSASNRILELSRRNYTCDDFEKIVNYASLKGIFLGTDIIVGFEESEEDFSTTYNFVKNNDITYAHIFTYSHRPLTKQVSYNLNTQILKERSIKLKELINKKFKQKMNEFVGKNTQIVMQAKRIKLDNQEFNLSVASQYFKVLTKIDKSVLIDGKITKFDGVYAYFER from the coding sequence ATGAAAACAATAGCTTTTTATACATTTGGGTGCAAAACAAACCAGTACGAAACACAAATAATGAAGGAAGCGGTTTTGAAACGATTTACAATAGTTGATAAAAATGATAGTGCAGATATATATGTTATAAATACCTGTGCTGTAACAAAAGCAGCTTCAGATCAATCAAGACAATTATTAAGAAAACTGCAAAGACAAAACCCGCATTCACATATTATTTATACTGGATGCGATAGTTATTTAATTGATGAAACTGACTATTCAGTTTCACATAATATTCATATTGTGGGAAATAGCTACAAGAACGACATATTTAGTGCTTTATCTTGCGCAAAAGACACATCCTTGGAAACCAAGACATACAACATAGAAAAATGCGTATTTTCATGGAACAAGAGTCGCCCATTTGTTAAAATTCAGGAGGGCTGTGAAAACTTTTGCACGTATTGTGTGGTGGCGCATCTAAGGGGTAAGCAAAGATCTAAGGATGCGCATTTAGTTTTAGAAGAGATTAAGAATTTTGCAGATCAAGGATTCAAAGAGATTGTGTTGACTGGTACAAACATTGGCTCTTACAGAGATTTAAAAGAACTTTTGCGCAAAATAAATCAATTGGAGTTAGATTTTAGAGTAAGGTTGAGTTCTATTGAGCCCATGTACGTGGATAATGAGCTCATTGATATAATATCAGATGGTAAATTTGCAAAACATTTACATATCCCGCTTCAGTCGGCTAGTAATAGAATACTAGAGCTTTCTCGAAGAAATTACACGTGCGATGATTTTGAAAAAATCGTTAATTATGCCTCTTTGAAAGGGATATTTTTGGGAACTGATATAATTGTAGGTTTTGAAGAAAGTGAGGAGGATTTTTCTACGACGTATAATTTTGTTAAAAACAACGATATCACATACGCCCATATTTTTACATATTCTCACAGACCTCTTACAAAACAGGTTTCTTATAATCTAAACACGCAGATTTTAAAAGAAAGATCGATCAAGCTAAAAGAACTTATCAATAAAAAATTTAAGCAAAAAATGAATGAGTTTGTAGGAAAAAACACGCAAATAGTTATGCAAGCAAAACGTATAAAATTAGATAACCAGGAATTTAACTTGAGCGTAGCAAGTCAGTATTTTAAAGTATTGACAAAAATTGACAAATCAGTCTTAATTGATGGGAAAATTACAAAGTTTGATGGTGTATATGCGTACTTTGAAAGATAG
- the hisB gene encoding imidazoleglycerol-phosphate dehydratase HisB has translation MTNIERKTKETDIKLALSINGSSKYNINTSVAFLNHMLETFSRHSGFDLDIKAVGDIDVDYHHLVEDVGIVLGQAFFEETRKAAFKRFGFSIIPMDDALVLSSVDLANRIYLMYDCNVSGSILNFDVELIEEFWRAFVSNARIVLHIKQLAGFNKHHIIEAAFKSVSHSLKAACIEQSEILSTKLTL, from the coding sequence ATGACAAACATTGAGAGAAAAACAAAAGAAACGGATATAAAACTCGCTTTAAGTATTAATGGCAGCTCAAAGTACAATATCAACACAAGCGTTGCATTTCTAAATCATATGCTGGAAACATTCTCAAGACATAGTGGTTTTGACTTAGATATAAAAGCCGTTGGCGATATTGATGTTGATTATCATCATCTTGTTGAAGATGTAGGTATAGTATTGGGTCAGGCTTTTTTTGAAGAAACAAGAAAGGCTGCATTTAAGCGATTTGGCTTTAGTATCATACCTATGGATGATGCACTGGTGCTATCAAGTGTGGATTTGGCAAACCGCATTTATTTGATGTATGATTGCAATGTTAGCGGTTCTATATTAAATTTTGATGTTGAACTTATAGAAGAATTTTGGAGAGCTTTTGTTTCTAATGCCCGCATTGTATTGCATATAAAACAGCTTGCAGGTTTTAACAAGCATCACATTATAGAAGCCGCTTTTAAGTCTGTGTCTCATAGCTTAAAAGCAGCCTGCATTGAGCAAAGCGAAATTTTATCAACAAAACTTACACTCTAA
- a CDS encoding polyprenyl synthetase family protein: MIDNYKQIIDSKLYIFCKQQNLHVDQFQEALCYSLLNGGKRLRAILMLSIVELKRPLSEEDYKVALALEMMHAYSLIHDDLPAMDNALLRRNLPTNHIVFGEDLAILAGDGLNTNTFNVISSARLPSDKVVEIIKILSAKAGIYGMVLGQAADILSSINKLKKSDKWLVNFIHKNKTARFLQACCEIGAVLGDFERDIFSKFGLYLGMSYQIIDDYLDVVSDKKTLGKDKKDIDNNTLTYPRVYGMEKSLELANKLKSLAIGTIKKVNGSEKLVELAEYIVKRVN; encoded by the coding sequence GTGATAGATAACTACAAGCAAATAATTGATTCTAAACTATACATATTCTGCAAACAACAAAATTTACATGTAGATCAATTTCAAGAAGCGCTTTGTTATAGTCTTTTAAATGGTGGCAAACGCTTAAGGGCTATATTGATGCTAAGCATAGTTGAATTAAAACGCCCTTTGAGCGAGGAAGATTACAAAGTGGCTTTAGCACTTGAAATGATGCATGCATACTCCCTTATTCATGATGATTTACCTGCTATGGATAATGCGCTTCTTCGAAGAAACTTACCAACAAATCATATAGTTTTTGGCGAAGATTTGGCAATTTTGGCAGGAGATGGTTTGAATACAAACACTTTTAACGTTATATCAAGTGCTAGATTGCCATCTGATAAAGTTGTTGAGATAATAAAAATCCTATCTGCAAAGGCTGGCATTTACGGTATGGTCTTGGGGCAGGCAGCAGATATTCTATCAAGTATAAACAAGCTTAAAAAGTCCGATAAATGGCTTGTGAATTTTATTCATAAAAACAAAACCGCGAGGTTTTTGCAAGCTTGCTGTGAGATTGGCGCTGTACTTGGAGATTTTGAAAGGGATATTTTTTCTAAATTTGGGTTATATTTAGGTATGTCTTATCAGATAATTGACGATTACCTTGATGTGGTTTCTGATAAAAAGACTTTGGGTAAAGATAAAAAGGATATTGACAACAATACGCTTACATACCCCAGGGTTTATGGTATGGAAAAAAGTTTGGAATTAGCCAACAAACTAAAAAGTTTGGCGATTGGTACAATAAAAAAGGTCAACGGTTCAGAAAAATTAGTTGAACTTGCCGAATATATAGTTAAAAGGGTTAATTAA
- the xseB gene encoding exodeoxyribonuclease VII small subunit: MSKENLNFESALKRLEAVAKKLEEENLSLEEALKYFEEGMKLSKFCNEQLSQAENKVKIIMKDNELKEMEDFE, from the coding sequence ATGAGCAAAGAAAATTTAAACTTTGAGTCAGCCTTAAAACGTCTTGAAGCGGTTGCAAAAAAGTTAGAAGAAGAAAATTTAAGTTTGGAAGAAGCACTAAAATACTTTGAAGAAGGTATGAAATTGTCAAAGTTTTGCAATGAGCAACTTTCTCAAGCTGAAAATAAAGTCAAGATCATTATGAAAGATAATGAGCTAAAAGAAATGGAAGATTTTGAGTGA
- a CDS encoding GDP-mannose 4,6-dehydratase, producing the protein MIFIPGCAGFIGFSTTLALLKEGLQCVGVDNLNQYYDIRMKQKRLSILKEYSNFTFYETNIENFEALKLIFQIHKFDSIINLAARAGVRYSMQNPFVYLSTNTLGTLNLFELAKQFGVEKMVLASTSSLYAGEQLPFREDYCVNKPLSVYAVSKKAMEGLANSYYQLYGIDVTMLRYFTVYGPYGRPDMSIFRFIKWIYEGSSVVIFGDGNQSRDFTYIDDVVDATVKGLKKVGCETFNVGGNTSYSLNYVIGLIEENLGKKAHNVYKEFHKADVTATRADFSKIKQILGWEPKTSLEEGIKKLCKWYVENEKFLRDISIQESDR; encoded by the coding sequence TTGATTTTTATACCAGGTTGCGCAGGCTTTATTGGCTTTTCTACAACATTAGCTTTGTTAAAAGAAGGTTTGCAGTGCGTGGGTGTGGATAATTTAAACCAGTACTATGACATTAGAATGAAGCAAAAAAGGTTATCTATTCTAAAAGAATACAGTAATTTTACATTCTATGAAACTAATATTGAAAATTTTGAAGCACTAAAGCTTATCTTTCAGATACACAAGTTTGATAGTATAATAAATTTAGCAGCGCGTGCTGGCGTTAGATACTCTATGCAAAACCCTTTTGTTTACCTTTCAACGAATACTTTAGGTACGCTAAATTTATTTGAACTTGCAAAGCAATTTGGCGTTGAGAAAATGGTGCTTGCCTCTACTTCATCACTTTATGCAGGTGAGCAGTTGCCATTTAGAGAAGACTATTGTGTAAATAAGCCTTTGTCGGTTTATGCAGTAAGCAAAAAGGCGATGGAAGGCCTTGCTAATTCTTATTATCAACTATATGGCATAGATGTTACAATGCTTAGATACTTTACCGTATATGGGCCATATGGCAGACCAGATATGAGTATATTTAGGTTTATAAAGTGGATATACGAGGGAAGTTCTGTAGTAATTTTTGGCGATGGTAATCAGTCAAGGGATTTTACATACATTGACGATGTGGTTGATGCTACAGTTAAAGGCTTAAAAAAAGTTGGGTGTGAAACGTTTAATGTTGGGGGTAATACATCGTACTCGCTAAACTATGTTATTGGTCTTATCGAAGAAAATTTAGGGAAAAAAGCTCATAATGTTTACAAAGAATTTCACAAAGCAGATGTGACTGCAACTCGTGCAGATTTTTCAAAAATTAAACAAATACTGGGTTGGGAGCCAAAAACTAGCTTGGAAGAGGGCATTAAAAAATTGTGCAAGTGGTACGTAGAAAATGAAAAATTTTTGAGGGATATAAGTATTCAAGAGTCTGATAGATGA
- a CDS encoding nucleotide sugar dehydrogenase codes for MIFEEFEKKQRKIAVVGLGYVGLPLAVSLAKFFSVVGFDVNNKRIEQLQEGFDITNETSESLIKSPNIHYTNDPAYLKETSVIIVTVPTPILKSKLPDLSLVESASQIVGQNLVKGSIVVYESTVYPSVTEDLCVPILEKYSGLKHLKDFFVGYSPERINPGDKLHILENITKVVSASSKESLDLISKIYGKITNVYEAPNIKTAEAAKVIENTQRDLNIALMNELSLIFHKMGLDTKEVLDAASTKWNFLRFEPGLVGGHCISVDPYYLTYKAQELGYLPQVILAGRRLNDSMGDFLAQESVKLIMKNNLGHECLILGFTFKENIKDIRNSLVFNIYKELINFNMSVDVYDPYAIKEEVYGHYGNVNLIDKSRLKKYDCVILAVRHDEFLREKIWLNCLKEKACLVDVKNVIDKKDLLDSVYLWRL; via the coding sequence ATGATTTTTGAAGAGTTTGAAAAAAAACAAAGAAAAATAGCAGTTGTAGGTTTGGGTTATGTAGGTTTGCCTTTGGCTGTTAGTTTGGCAAAGTTTTTTAGCGTAGTTGGCTTTGATGTAAACAATAAGCGCATTGAGCAATTACAAGAAGGTTTTGATATAACTAACGAAACAAGCGAAAGTTTAATAAAATCCCCAAACATTCACTACACAAACGATCCAGCTTATTTAAAAGAGACTAGTGTGATTATCGTTACCGTCCCAACGCCTATTCTAAAGAGCAAGTTACCAGATTTAAGCTTAGTTGAAAGCGCAAGTCAAATTGTAGGTCAAAATTTAGTTAAGGGCTCAATTGTAGTGTATGAATCTACTGTGTATCCAAGTGTCACAGAAGACTTATGCGTGCCAATACTAGAAAAATATTCTGGGTTGAAACATTTAAAGGATTTCTTTGTGGGTTATTCTCCAGAGCGCATAAATCCAGGCGATAAGCTTCATATACTGGAAAATATTACAAAGGTGGTATCTGCTTCCAGCAAAGAAAGTTTAGATTTGATATCAAAAATTTATGGTAAAATTACAAATGTATATGAAGCACCAAACATAAAAACCGCAGAAGCTGCCAAAGTAATAGAAAACACGCAAAGGGATTTAAACATTGCTTTGATGAATGAGCTTAGTTTGATTTTTCATAAGATGGGTCTTGATACAAAAGAGGTGCTTGATGCTGCATCTACCAAGTGGAACTTTTTGAGGTTTGAGCCAGGCCTTGTAGGCGGCCACTGCATAAGCGTTGATCCATACTATTTAACATACAAAGCGCAAGAATTAGGTTACCTGCCACAGGTGATACTAGCTGGCAGGAGACTCAATGATTCTATGGGAGATTTTTTGGCTCAAGAATCAGTAAAGCTTATTATGAAAAATAATCTTGGTCATGAGTGTTTGATATTGGGCTTTACTTTTAAAGAAAATATAAAGGACATAAGGAACAGTTTAGTATTTAATATATATAAAGAACTTATAAATTTTAACATGAGTGTTGATGTTTATGATCCATATGCTATTAAAGAAGAAGTTTATGGTCACTATGGAAATGTTAATCTTATCGACAAAAGCCGGCTAAAGAAGTACGATTGTGTAATTTTGGCTGTTCGCCACGATGAATTTTTAAGAGAAAAAATCTGGCTCAACTGCCTAAAAGAAAAAGCGTGTCTTGTTGATGTAAAAAACGTTATTGACAAAAAAGATTTGCTAGATTCTGTTTATTTATGGAGGCTCTAA
- a CDS encoding universal stress protein has protein sequence MQTFSPKNILVPTDLSENAQKAIEYALSLAKAYGAKLHIYYVITDLQAALGYVPSLPLDKIEASMREEAENYFEHLKNKILKDFDNFDMHIEVGDAPKKIVEFASSNDIDLIVMGAQGKSALERFVFGSTTEKVLRMSKKPILVVKM, from the coding sequence ATGCAAACTTTCAGTCCTAAAAACATACTTGTTCCCACAGATTTAAGCGAAAATGCTCAAAAAGCCATTGAGTATGCATTAAGTTTAGCCAAAGCCTATGGAGCAAAATTGCATATTTATTATGTAATAACAGATTTGCAGGCAGCACTAGGTTATGTGCCTTCATTGCCACTTGATAAGATTGAGGCTTCAATGAGAGAAGAAGCTGAAAATTACTTTGAGCATTTAAAAAATAAAATTTTGAAAGACTTTGATAATTTTGATATGCATATTGAAGTTGGTGATGCACCAAAGAAAATTGTTGAATTTGCATCTAGCAACGATATTGATTTAATTGTTATGGGTGCACAGGGTAAAAGTGCGCTTGAGCGTTTTGTCTTTGGCTCAACTACGGAAAAAGTACTCAGGATGTCAAAAAAGCCTATTTTAGTGGTAAAAATGTAA
- a CDS encoding aspartate-semialdehyde dehydrogenase — MKSYNVAVVGATGAVGEDMIKTLEDFNFPVKKLLPLASERSIGKSVTFKGGEIPVEILNEKSFEDIDIALFSAGGSVSAKFAPIAAQSGAVVIDNTSYFRMDKDVPLVVPEVNPDDIALYKNKGIIANPNCSTIQMVVALKPIYDRYGIKRVVVSTYQATSGAGRRAMEELIDETKAFFEFKYDSYKPNIFPKKIAFNCLPHIDVFLENDYTKEEIKMVNETKKIFHDDTIKVTATCVRVPVLRGHSESVNVETKKPFDISEVKEAIKNAAGCVLMDDPKSLIYPTPIEISGRGETFVGRIRRDESVENGLNLWVVADNLLKGAAYNAVQIAQILIEKYL, encoded by the coding sequence ATGAAGAGTTACAATGTAGCAGTCGTTGGCGCAACTGGAGCTGTTGGCGAAGATATGATAAAAACGTTGGAAGATTTTAATTTTCCAGTAAAAAAACTCTTACCTCTTGCTTCAGAGCGATCAATCGGCAAAAGTGTCACTTTTAAAGGAGGGGAGATTCCTGTTGAGATATTAAACGAAAAATCATTTGAAGATATAGATATAGCTCTTTTTAGCGCAGGCGGTAGCGTTAGCGCAAAATTTGCGCCTATTGCCGCACAATCTGGTGCTGTTGTAATTGACAATACAAGTTATTTCAGGATGGATAAAGATGTGCCACTTGTTGTACCAGAAGTAAATCCTGACGATATTGCTTTATACAAAAATAAAGGCATTATAGCTAACCCAAATTGCTCTACCATACAGATGGTAGTAGCATTAAAACCTATTTATGATCGCTATGGTATTAAGCGAGTTGTTGTTTCTACTTATCAAGCCACAAGCGGTGCTGGCAGAAGGGCAATGGAAGAGCTAATTGACGAGACTAAAGCATTTTTTGAGTTTAAATACGATTCTTACAAACCAAATATTTTCCCAAAAAAGATTGCATTTAACTGCTTGCCACACATAGATGTATTTTTGGAAAATGATTATACAAAAGAAGAAATTAAAATGGTTAACGAGACTAAAAAAATTTTCCACGATGATACTATAAAAGTCACGGCTACATGCGTAAGAGTGCCAGTTTTGAGGGGGCATTCTGAGTCTGTTAATGTTGAAACCAAAAAGCCATTTGATATTTCAGAGGTAAAAGAAGCTATAAAAAATGCTGCAGGCTGTGTGCTTATGGATGATCCCAAAAGTTTGATTTACCCAACACCAATTGAAATAAGCGGTAGGGGTGAGACATTTGTTGGGCGCATAAGACGCGATGAATCGGTTGAGAATGGTTTGAATTTATGGGTTGTAGCGGATAATTTACTAAAAGGTGCAGCTTACAATGCAGTTCAAATAGCTCAGATTTTAATTGAAAAATATTTATAA